A window from Micromonospora profundi encodes these proteins:
- a CDS encoding uridine kinase has translation MRIRPISPDLLVAELTGRLVDAATDAEPARLRVAVDGAPAAGPDELAEALVDPLRARGRPVLHVRAADFLRPASLRFELGRTNPDSYYEGWVDEPGLRREVLDPAGPGGDGRLLPSLWDATADRASRARYVDLPPGGVVLVSGALLLGGGLPFDVTVHLQLSSAALRRRTGPSQEWTLPAFDRYADEVVPASFADVVVRADDPRHPALVEPGVDG, from the coding sequence GTGCGTATCCGTCCCATCTCGCCCGACCTGCTCGTCGCGGAGCTGACCGGCCGGCTCGTCGACGCCGCCACCGACGCCGAGCCCGCCCGGTTGCGGGTGGCCGTCGACGGCGCCCCCGCCGCCGGCCCGGACGAGCTGGCCGAGGCTCTGGTGGACCCGCTGCGCGCCCGGGGACGCCCGGTGCTGCACGTCCGCGCCGCCGACTTCCTGCGGCCCGCCTCGCTGCGCTTCGAACTCGGCCGGACCAACCCGGACTCCTACTACGAGGGCTGGGTCGACGAGCCGGGGCTACGCCGTGAGGTGCTCGACCCGGCCGGCCCCGGCGGCGACGGCCGACTGCTCCCGTCGCTGTGGGACGCCACCGCCGACCGGGCCAGCCGGGCCCGGTACGTCGACCTGCCGCCCGGTGGTGTGGTCCTTGTCAGCGGCGCGCTGCTGCTCGGCGGGGGTCTGCCCTTCGACGTGACAGTCCACCTTCAGCTGTCGTCTGCGGCGTTGCGCCGACGCACCGGGCCGTCCCAGGAGTGGACGCTTCCGGCCTTCGACAGGTACGCCGACGAGGTCGTCCCCGCAAGCTTCGCCGACGTGGTGGTACGGGCCGACGACCCTCGACATCCCGCGCTCGTCGAACCGGGCGTCGATGGCTGA